The region ggttacaaaccgcatgtccaaacgccttaAGATGAGATATTTCAATGTGAATTCaaataaatcaaattcaaaatatCGGatgaaaattaacaaaaaataaataaaatgaaagcaCCTTTAGGATCATTTGGCTTTCAATATATCTTGTCATTCTTATTGTTAGACTTTCTTACAACAACATATCATTAAAGGTAATACTCGAACgtttaattaaaaagtttcaaaatatatgaaaatgttatTCTCTtcgttcatttttatttgtccagttTCTACTTTACACATTCTTTAAACAATAATAATTGATTCAcgtattttatcataatatctatattaattgatatttagtcttgaaatatttaacatgaacaattttttttttcttgatatgctaaaagtagTGACGGAACTAAGAGGGAGTGAGGGAGTTCACTCCAACCCTCTCGGCAAAAAAagtatattgtatatataaggtaattttttaatttttggtacaTTTATAGCTTTTGAATCCCCTGAACACAAGACTAGAGGTTGGCTCAGTGGTTAAGGAAGTTCAAAATTCACCTTGAAGTTTCAAATTAAAAGCCAGacactacatttttatttttcgaaccTCCTTAGTGAAAATCATTGATGCGGACTAACTAAAagtgacaaataaaagtgaaaaatatatttttaatataataaataaataaaattgaaaatatatttttaatttatagtggacaagtaaaattgAATAGAGGAAGTAATTATCTTCAACATATTACAAGGGAAAGTGGAATACTGTGCTTTgttcctccccccccccccccttcaaatttctaatatatataagtgcggTGGGGGTACGAACACAGCTATTCccgcttgtaccaaaagctttaaaaaatgtacccgcaatgaatgcttgtaccataagctatataaattgtacagtttaactaactacttttttatctcacTTGGACATATGTTAttatactgaatatttattctatcctcatgtatacacatatgcacctcaaatttaattctccgacacatatttatttcctccgtgcacttttatttgttcgtaaatgaagtactcaacattactttttgaatatttattctctcctcatgtatacacatatgcacttcaattttaattctctgacacatatttatttcctccgtgcacttttacttgttcataaatgaagtacttaACATtaaaattgtacacgcaatgaatgcttgtaccaaaagctatataaattgtacactttaacgaACTATTTCTTTATCcacttggacatatgtcatagtactgaatatttattctatcCTCATacatacacgtatgcacttcaaatttaattctccgacacatatttatttcataaatgaagtactcaacattactttttgaatatttattctctcctcatgtatacacatatgcacttcaattttaattctctgacacatatttatttcctccgtgtacttttacttattcataaatgaagtacttaACATtcgcttgtaccaaaagctttaaAAATTGTAcccgcaatgaatgcttgtactataagttatataaattgtacttttattccacgtggacatatgtcattatactgaatatttattctatcctcatgtatacacgtatgcaccccaaatttaattctccgacacatatttatttcctccgtacacttttatttgttcttaaccaactacttttttatccacgtggacatatgtcatagtactgaatatttattctctcctcatgtatacacatatgcacttcaattttaattctttgacacatatttatttcctccgtgcacttttacttgttcataaatgaagtacttaacattactaaaatatatatatgtccaaattacttgttcatttacaaaaccaagataaaattaattgaatctttcccatcttacccttagtaataaatgttcttgaaaatagtcaattttaattaaaatgaatTTATTGGAGGGAGataggggtaaaatagtaaaatacatcttttatttatgatttcttaagaggtgtgcaaaagaaaaaatgacaagtaatatgggactgagggagtatatattttaccataatgttaatatttattggtgtaagtctcaatagccttcgaaaatgatttgaaaatgattaattaatgtgaagagtaaaattaataataagaacaaaaaaattttttcccatattacttggtcacattactaaaaatatatgtccaaattacttgttcatttacaaaatcaagataaaattaattacatCTTTCCCatagtaataaatgttcttgaaaatactcaattttgattagaatgtatttattagagagaggacgaacaatagcaatgaaaatttgtaccaaaagttatataagtTGTACAGTTtgaccaactacttttttatcccacttgaacatatgtcatagtaccgagtatttattctcttctcatgtatatatatatatgcacttcaattttaattctcctacacatatttATTCCCTCCATGCACTTTCACTtatccacttttgacttttcacattctttaagaattaataaatgaagtatatattttatgataatatccatatttattggtgtataatctcaatagcctcagaaaatgatttgaaaaaaaataattaatgtgaaggataaaataagaagaacaaaaatttctttttttaacgtcgacaagtaaaagtgaagggacggagtgacttttatccccgttttccttctttgtcaatactttacttattttactctcctttgcattccctgattattatatctttctaattttgatttctttgtaacaattctttttatctataattgttaatataaaaaattataatatattttttaattaatttaataaaaatattttattagttttctttaaaaaaatccaatatatagaacaatggttcttatgtttggatctgaacagttaattaattgaaatgaaTATCAAtctgtcggtatacatataagatattaacgAATTTAAACGAAAAAatatagaatcaaaatattaattttccctcatattcttactaattttccttttcacatcgatgaacaactttcattgtcatgacaatgagacaaaagtccgactctttccatctcaaagacttaattccatcatatgtttttaaattttaaactccatttttcaaaatattattttttcctcatattcttactaatattctttttcacatcgatgaacaactttcattgtcatgacaatgagaaaaaagtccgactctttTCATCTCAAAGGCTTAATTCCATtgtatgtttttaaattttacactccattttttaattataactaaagtgatggtacataaaatacattttgtacaTCTTGCTATATATAATGAcaattagaatatttttaaagttattttcaaaatacgaACCTTAAAGATTaactaattaaagtgaatacaCATGTTCAGCCCGTGCATTGCATGGGCATGTATTGctagtataaatatatatctcaaaaaaaataaaattaattatatctaAAATTAGAGTAATAATCAGTTTTGATATGTTCTTTCCAATTAGTATTTGTTTTAAATTACTATGGGATCCTTTCGACTTAGACCCTCCCTTGAGCTCATTCATGATGATAGTGCagtcaaatctctctataattgtcattcgaTGTAACAGCATTCACTATAACGGCCTGATTTTCTCCgaaaccgatttttcatgttatattttacttctctataataacattctaCCCATAGCAGCAGTGACATTTATTACAACGGTatactctttgtaaaattacctctctataacaaccataCTTAGATATTATGTaattatattttgaaagaaatatatatatatattttttttttgaaagaaatatattatgtataaaaataaaatgttacAATATTTATGGTAATCACCATTAATGTCATGCACATAGTAGAAGAGTCAATTGTTAAGCTTAGATAGTCTTCAACAGAAAGCTATTAAATTcccttttgctgaaagtttggacaaaattcttcatcaattcaagcgttatattatcactaagagactagaatttacgaaacaacttacaattttagaatttttacatcaaatttgaaatatttaaattctcaattaattttaaatgcatatgttcgttagattttaattttatcGGTATGGTACAATTAGTTATGGATTTATTggtaatttattagtcttttcaatttttaatttatgagaaatgaaaatcaattgagattttaaaattaacaagtatatattgtagaaagtACTAAAATAATTGTTTGCTTACTTTTGTTTGTAACAGTTAAATGAGATTTAAATATCAAATGccagtatacatacataacaacatcTCACTATAGCAGTTctgaaattttcggacaaacgcTACCATTATAAAAAGGTTTGACTGTAATAAGAGGTAATGGTAAAAAAAACACCTGAACTCTCGTTTTTTCGTGACTTTCCTATTAGAACTATCAGATGAATGATTTTTCTATCTGAACTATCattaactatttttcaaaatacacctcaactatcagttgtgCCTTTTTCCTACCTCAATTATTCAGATAGAAAAAGgaaacaactgatagttgaagtgtgttttgataaataactAATAGTATTTCATGTAGaaaactcacaaaaaaaaatgatggttcaactgtgtttttgaccattaactccAGCAAGTAATAATTAACCTCCTCACCAAAATTGACTGAGTTTTGCAAATGGCAACACTTCTGCATGAACTCTTCCACGTGTCCTTTCCTCCTTTCACTTTCTCTCTCACTCACCTACACTTCTTATTTCCAtttctttaataaaaaaataattaataaaaacatTATAGTATTCTCCAAACTTTtttcaagaaaccaaaaaatcaaaaatcaaaaatcaaaaatcaaaaatcaaaatctaaACACCCTTTCCTCTCTCATCTCTAGATTTTGATAGCGACCCACGCAGCTTTCTTCCTCCCTGCAAAatctctcaaaaaaaaaaaaaaaaaaaaaaaacaaataaataaatataatattcccattaagaaaattcaattctttttggCATATCAGCTGCACAAACACAAAGATTTTCAAGAAAGTTACCTTCTTGTTCTTGGTTTCCACCACTTTCTTGATATTTTAAGGTAATTTTCAGTTCTTGATTGTTGGGTACTTAGTAAATATGTCTGTTAAGAAACCCTTTTGATTTGCTTGTATTTGTGTAAAACCTATTAGGGTTTATTGGATGTTCAAAGAAACTGTTAGTAATATggtgttttcttgatttttgtcaGCTCAAATGTAGAGAAGGATAAAAAACCTAGTACCAAAAATAGCAAATTTTAGGTTCTTggtaggaaaaaaaattaaaaaaaatccaatcttGATTTGTACAGATAGGAATATATACTGTTTGTTGGATTATGGCTTTTGATCAGAATTCAGTACCCAAAGATTTGCGCCCACTGAACATTGTTAGGACAGTGCCTGAAGACTCAGGTATTGCTCCTGTGACCTCGTCGGGTCGAACCGTTGAGGGGTTTTATGGTAACCCGACCCGGGATGTTGGAGGTAGTCCCGGAACTATACCCGGGGTTTATTACCCTACCAGTGTAGGTTTAGGGTTTACCAATGCAGGTCCAGGGGCAGCCGGGTGGGTCCCGCAGGTCGTGCCTTCACAGCAGCCACCGGGTGTTGTGAGTAGCGTTGGTGTTATGAATTCAGGAAATGGATCGTCGCAGAATTTGCATTCCGGTGCACGGGTTGATAGTAATGCGTCTGCTGATCGTGCTAGTGATGATGGTTCGGTGTCGGGGAGGAAAGTTAAGTTTTTGTGCAGTTTTGGTGGGAGGATAATCCCGAGGCCGAGTGATGGGGCGTTGAGATATGTGGGTGGACACACTAGGATTATTAGTGTTAGGAGGGATGTGAGTTTTGCTGAACTGGTTCGCAAGATGGTAGATACGTACGGGCAGGATGTGGTGATTAAGTACCAGTTGCCTGATGAGGATCTTGATGCACTTGTATCTGTTTCGTGTCCGGAAGATCTTGAAAATATGATGGATGAGTATGAAAAGTTGGTTGAAAGAGCCTCGGATGGGTCAGCTAAATTGAGGGTGTTTCTGTTTTCGGCTTCAGAGCTGGAATCGTCCAGTGTGGTGCAATTAGTAGATATGCAAGATAGTGGACAGAAGTATGTCGAGGCAGTGAATGGGATTAGCGGTCTTGGTCTTACTAGAAAAGGGAGTAACGCTAGTGCAAGTTCCACTCAGAATTCAGAATTTAGTGGCTCTGAAGCTGTTGATAGCTTAGGTCAAGGTCACGGTCAAGGGGAGCTTAGAAATGTACCTTCTTTCGAAACACTATCACCTAGTGGAACTTCTGCTACCTCTCAAGAACCTTCTATTGCTCCAATGGCCATTCCAGTAGTCGTTCCTGGGCCAGTGCCAACCCTATCTGCTCTGCCGGAGCATGTGCTAGAGAAAACTCTGCCTGTCACTGCACAGCAGCAACAAATGGGTTATGATATGCAGCAAATAGGAGTGACGTATCCAGGAACTACACCGTATGTCCCGGCTTATGTGGATCCTCAAACCCGTGCAGATTATGTTCAAGTCCCTTCTCAGATGGGATTCCCGCGACAGATTTTGAGTACTGTTGGGCCAGTAATGAATCAGCAGCAGCATATAATTGCTGGCGCTCCGACTCAGCAGTTTGTCCCTGCTTTTCATCACATGACAATGACTCCTTCCGGCCACGTCAGTATGAATCCCAATCTGGTTCAGCCCCAACATGTTAGGTTAGAACATTATCCTGCAGAAGGCACAATGTCTCAGAGAGTTGTGCAGTTTCCTCTTGACCAAGGATATAGTGCTTATCAGCCTCATGCCCCTTATGGATGGCACCAGATTCCGCAAACCCAGCAGGTGCCGCCTCTTTCCGAAGGCCAGATGCCTCAACCGCTAGTTACTGGTTCCGAGGCATTGCCTAGGTTTGATGACTGTCTAATGTGTCAAAAATCGCTGCCTCATGCACACTCGGATCCAGTAGTACAAGAGCAAAGAGAAAGTCCGGCAAGCACAGTATCTGATTTTAATCCAGTGTGTCACAGCCTTAGGTTGGATGAGCGGGGGCGGCCTATTTACCAAGCTGTTACAACCGGAACCCTGGATGAGGGAGCTGCTGTTGGACAAAGAATTGGGGCTCAGATAGATCACGGAgctggaaaaggtcaaggtgaGGTAATTGGAGTCTCACAAACTGTCGATAAACAGTATGAATATGATAGAAACCTCCAAAAGCCCGAGTTTCCAGAGCACCCAAAGGTGTCAGCACCGCAAGGTATGATAGGGTTAACAGGTACGATGCAATCACCTTATGGAGTTTTTGTTGGTGGTGTTCCTCAACCGTTCCATGTTAATGCCACTGAGCAGCTACTGCTTCCATCACAGTATCAGGTTAAACAGGAAGTTGCTGTGAACAGACCGGGCAATAGTGATTTCCTTAAAGTTGGAGGCGGCGTGCCTGGTCAAACACTGGTGGATAACTTAAGTGGTGAATCTCCCAAGAATTGTGGTGGAACTGCTGCACCTACCATGCTTCCGAAAGAAGATGATATAATAGAATCTGTAACGGCTTACAACCATTTGAGTCAAATTGAGGGAAGGATGGAAAATCTCCTTATGCACCCTGCTGAAATTTTAGCAAGTAATGAGCAGAGTAAGCCAGCTGTCGATAACTTTCGAAGGGAAGACATCTTGAATAACAGAGTACAACAGTTCGGTGGGAGGGAGGGATATCCAGGTTTGGTTACAAGTAACGTGAATGCAAATGAAATACCTATTTCTACAAATGAGACTCCTATTATGACTAATCCAGTCGTGCATGCCCAACCAAACTATGGGGTTAATAACTTGATCCCAGGTAAAATCTCCTCCCATGCAACAGAAAGAATTCCAGCTATTGGTGAATGGAAAGATGGGGCTCAGCATTTCCAGCCAATGTTGAGTCCTACAACTGCGGAAATGGCCGTATTTGATGCTACTGCACCATCTGTACAGGAGAACTCAAATTCTCTATACAGCAACCAGGATCCCTGGAATTTGCAACATGATGCCCATTTCCCTCCTCCTAAACCTAGTAAACTTCAGCTAAAAAAGGAAGCTGCTGGCACCAAGGATTATTCTGGTGACAATCCTTTTGGCAATGCTAATGGTGGATTACAAACACAGATTAGGTTGGAGGATGGAGCTTACCTTCCCTCAGGTAATACAGATTTCGGCTCAGATCAATCACGGTCCAAGAAAGGTGAGAAGCTTCGATTTGCTTTTTTCTGGAATTTAGTATTGGTAGGTATCTTATATTTTTGCAGTCCTAACTGTTTCCTTTCCACATTGCTATCAAAGGCTCAGAGGACGAAATGATCAAGCAAGAACTTCAGGCTGTTGCTGAGGGTGTCGCTGCTTCTGTTCTTCACTCATCAACTCCATCTAATGCTGACCTGTCCCCATCTTCAAGCCAACGGAATGCTGAACTTGAAAACACTAATGCTGGAAAGGACCCCAAGGATAAATTTGAGGTCTTAAATTCTCTTACACAAACAGCAGCTGCTGCAATGCAAGTTGTTTAAAATCAGTTTCTTGTATCTTAACTTAGCCAGTCTCGCTAATCAGCTATCAATATCTGTTCAGGAAACTAAAAGTAAATTTCCAGAGAAAGCAAATCTCGGGTTTCCTGTA is a window of Lycium ferocissimum isolate CSIRO_LF1 chromosome 12, AGI_CSIRO_Lferr_CH_V1, whole genome shotgun sequence DNA encoding:
- the LOC132039788 gene encoding uncharacterized protein LOC132039788 isoform X2 encodes the protein MAFDQNSVPKDLRPLNIVRTVPEDSGIAPVTSSGRTVEGFYGNPTRDVGGSPGTIPGVYYPTSVGLGFTNAGPGAAGWVPQVVPSQQPPGVVSSVGVMNSGNGSSQNLHSGARVDSNASADRASDDGSVSGRKVKFLCSFGGRIIPRPSDGALRYVGGHTRIISVRRDVSFAELVRKMVDTYGQDVVIKYQLPDEDLDALVSVSCPEDLENMMDEYEKLVERASDGSAKLRVFLFSASELESSSVVQLVDMQDSGQKYVEAVNGISGLGLTRKGSNASASSTQNSEFSGSEAVDSLGQGHGQGELRNVPSFETLSPSGTSATSQEPSIAPMAIPVVVPGPVPTLSALPEHVLEKTLPVTAQQQQMGYDMQQIGVTYPGTTPYVPAYVDPQTRADYVQVPSQMGFPRQILSTVGPVMNQQQHIIAGAPTQQFVPAFHHMTMTPSGHVSMNPNLVQPQHVRLEHYPAEGTMSQRVVQFPLDQGYSAYQPHAPYGWHQIPQTQQVPPLSEGQMPQPLVTGSEALPRFDDCLMCQKSLPHAHSDPVVQEQRESPASTVSDFNPVCHSLRLDERGRPIYQAVTTGTLDEGAAVGQRIGAQIDHGAGKGQGEVIGVSQTVDKQYEYDRNLQKPEFPEHPKVSAPQGMIGLTGTMQSPYGVFVGGVPQPFHVNATEQLLLPSQYQVKQEVAVNRPGNSDFLKVGGGVPGQTLVDNLSGESPKNCGGTAAPTMLPKEDDIIESVTAYNHLSQIEGRMENLLMHPAEILASNEQSKPAVDNFRREDILNNRVQQFGGREGYPGLVTSNVNANEIPISTNETPIMTNPVVHAQPNYGVNNLIPGKISSHATERIPAIGEWKDGAQHFQPMLSPTTAEMAVFDATAPSVQENSNSLYSNQDPWNLQHDAHFPPPKPSKLQLKKEAAGTKDYSGDNPFGNANGGLQTQIRLEDGAYLPSGNTDFGSDQSRSKKEDEMIKQELQAVAEGVAASVLHSSTPSNADLSPSSSQRNAELENTNAGKDPKDKFEETKSKFPEKANLGFPVSDDLGRLQIIKNGDLEEIRELGSGTFGTVYHGKWRGTDVAIKRINDRCFAGKASEQERMRDDFWNEAIKLADLHHPNVVAFYGVVLDGPGGSVATVTEYMVNGSLRNALQKNERNLDKRKRLVIAMDVAFGMEYLHGKNIVHFDLKSDNLLVNLRDPHRPICKVGDLGLSKVKRQTLISGGVRGTLPWMAPELLNGSSSLVSEKVDVFSFGIVLWELLTGEEPYAELHYGAIIGGIVSNTLRPPVPESCDLDWKSLMERCWSAEPSERPNFTEIANELRVMQSKIPPKGQNQQSPPSANTNQAKS
- the LOC132039788 gene encoding uncharacterized protein LOC132039788 isoform X1; its protein translation is MAFDQNSVPKDLRPLNIVRTVPEDSGIAPVTSSGRTVEGFYGNPTRDVGGSPGTIPGVYYPTSVGLGFTNAGPGAAGWVPQVVPSQQPPGVVSSVGVMNSGNGSSQNLHSGARVDSNASADRASDDGSVSGRKVKFLCSFGGRIIPRPSDGALRYVGGHTRIISVRRDVSFAELVRKMVDTYGQDVVIKYQLPDEDLDALVSVSCPEDLENMMDEYEKLVERASDGSAKLRVFLFSASELESSSVVQLVDMQDSGQKYVEAVNGISGLGLTRKGSNASASSTQNSEFSGSEAVDSLGQGHGQGELRNVPSFETLSPSGTSATSQEPSIAPMAIPVVVPGPVPTLSALPEHVLEKTLPVTAQQQQMGYDMQQIGVTYPGTTPYVPAYVDPQTRADYVQVPSQMGFPRQILSTVGPVMNQQQHIIAGAPTQQFVPAFHHMTMTPSGHVSMNPNLVQPQHVRLEHYPAEGTMSQRVVQFPLDQGYSAYQPHAPYGWHQIPQTQQVPPLSEGQMPQPLVTGSEALPRFDDCLMCQKSLPHAHSDPVVQEQRESPASTVSDFNPVCHSLRLDERGRPIYQAVTTGTLDEGAAVGQRIGAQIDHGAGKGQGEVIGVSQTVDKQYEYDRNLQKPEFPEHPKVSAPQGMIGLTGTMQSPYGVFVGGVPQPFHVNATEQLLLPSQYQVKQEVAVNRPGNSDFLKVGGGVPGQTLVDNLSGESPKNCGGTAAPTMLPKEDDIIESVTAYNHLSQIEGRMENLLMHPAEILASNEQSKPAVDNFRREDILNNRVQQFGGREGYPGLVTSNVNANEIPISTNETPIMTNPVVHAQPNYGVNNLIPGKISSHATERIPAIGEWKDGAQHFQPMLSPTTAEMAVFDATAPSVQENSNSLYSNQDPWNLQHDAHFPPPKPSKLQLKKEAAGTKDYSGDNPFGNANGGLQTQIRLEDGAYLPSGNTDFGSDQSRSKKGSEDEMIKQELQAVAEGVAASVLHSSTPSNADLSPSSSQRNAELENTNAGKDPKDKFEETKSKFPEKANLGFPVSDDLGRLQIIKNGDLEEIRELGSGTFGTVYHGKWRGTDVAIKRINDRCFAGKASEQERMRDDFWNEAIKLADLHHPNVVAFYGVVLDGPGGSVATVTEYMVNGSLRNALQKNERNLDKRKRLVIAMDVAFGMEYLHGKNIVHFDLKSDNLLVNLRDPHRPICKVGDLGLSKVKRQTLISGGVRGTLPWMAPELLNGSSSLVSEKVDVFSFGIVLWELLTGEEPYAELHYGAIIGGIVSNTLRPPVPESCDLDWKSLMERCWSAEPSERPNFTEIANELRVMQSKIPPKGQNQQSPPSANTNQAKS